A DNA window from Pseudoalteromonas rubra contains the following coding sequences:
- a CDS encoding glycosyltransferase family A protein: MGISVVITTKNRVEYLQRAVNSVFEQTLKPDELIIVDDFSDVRLSDRVLSDFENTATAHDIRFLYIYNESPKGGNYSRNLGVYESQGAYVHFLDDDDVWLENKIEIQQQVLQKNEKLGIVYTGKQFVKDTALDTCYRKSSHSAQAESIWSGNFIGSTSGVAVRRSVFNLVDGFDECLKSLQDYDLWIRMLKHSEACWDGQFNLIYTVHSSVKGQITGNVDKHIETVNYLLDKYKEDLNALPKKQRSIFESRLQHVLARAYRLQGNKLFFKHFMKSLTLRPSLRTLALIFNVR, encoded by the coding sequence ATGGGCATTTCAGTCGTAATAACCACTAAGAATAGAGTTGAATACCTGCAGCGTGCGGTTAACTCAGTGTTTGAACAGACTCTAAAGCCAGATGAGCTCATTATTGTTGATGATTTCTCTGATGTTCGTTTATCGGACAGAGTATTGAGCGACTTTGAAAATACAGCAACAGCTCACGATATACGTTTCTTGTATATCTATAACGAGAGTCCTAAAGGGGGCAATTACTCCAGAAACCTCGGGGTTTATGAATCTCAGGGAGCGTACGTTCATTTCTTAGACGATGATGACGTGTGGCTCGAGAATAAAATTGAAATTCAGCAACAAGTGCTACAAAAGAACGAAAAGCTTGGAATTGTCTATACAGGAAAGCAATTCGTCAAAGATACGGCCCTGGATACTTGTTATCGAAAGAGTAGCCATAGTGCGCAGGCGGAGTCTATTTGGAGCGGTAATTTTATAGGGTCTACGTCAGGCGTAGCTGTCAGAAGATCGGTATTTAATCTTGTGGATGGATTTGATGAGTGCTTAAAATCACTGCAGGATTATGATTTATGGATCAGAATGCTTAAGCACAGCGAAGCATGCTGGGATGGTCAATTCAATTTAATCTACACGGTGCATTCTTCAGTTAAAGGTCAAATTACCGGTAATGTGGATAAGCATATTGAAACCGTAAACTACTTGCTTGATAAGTATAAAGAAGACCTGAACGCTTTGCCAAAAAAGCAACGCAGTATTTTTGAGTCGAGACTGCAACATGTGTTGGCAAGGGCATACAGGTTGCAAGGAAATAAGTTGTTTTTTAAACACTTCATGAAGTCACTGACTTTGCGCCCTTCTCTGAGAACACTCGCACTAATATTTAATGTGCGCTGA